A genomic stretch from Thermomonospora umbrina includes:
- a CDS encoding NlpC/P60 family protein has product MRRRLLIAAAVAAVGVLFMTLMVMPVFLGAGQFMYGGGAGGSCVNTGGASDQPGEAADAKSIPGDYLKLYKKAGQDYKLPWNVLAGIGKVETSHGTSTLPGVSSGENYAGAGGPMQFLEPTFKAFAVDGNKDGKKSRYDPEDAIPSAARYLKHNGAPERMRTALYMYNHSWDYVDLVLSWSKRYGGGDFTIVQADGPICSDTEGLPENADEAIQRIIDFAMAQRGKRYVFGANGPDAWDCSSLLEAAYKSVGLTIPPSTWGQWPFGVKVPKGTEVPGDLVFFNSGPGTSAAAPGHVGMVIAKGKMIAARCSTCSPNIGVQSYDRSDWVGVTRPLAKPELKKELERLRSG; this is encoded by the coding sequence ATGAGACGACGTCTGCTGATCGCCGCGGCCGTCGCCGCGGTCGGAGTCCTCTTCATGACCCTGATGGTCATGCCCGTCTTCCTCGGAGCGGGCCAGTTCATGTACGGCGGCGGCGCGGGAGGCTCGTGCGTCAACACCGGCGGCGCGTCCGACCAGCCGGGCGAGGCCGCCGATGCCAAGTCCATCCCCGGCGACTACCTGAAGCTCTACAAGAAGGCGGGACAGGACTACAAACTCCCCTGGAACGTCCTCGCCGGTATCGGCAAGGTCGAGACCAGCCACGGAACGTCCACCCTCCCGGGCGTCTCCTCCGGGGAGAACTACGCTGGCGCGGGCGGACCCATGCAGTTCCTGGAGCCGACCTTCAAGGCGTTCGCCGTGGACGGCAACAAGGACGGGAAGAAGAGCCGGTACGACCCCGAAGACGCCATCCCCTCCGCGGCCCGCTACCTCAAGCACAATGGCGCACCGGAACGCATGCGCACCGCGCTCTACATGTACAACCATTCGTGGGACTACGTGGACCTGGTGCTGTCCTGGTCCAAGCGCTACGGAGGCGGCGACTTCACCATCGTCCAGGCCGACGGCCCGATCTGCTCGGACACCGAGGGCCTCCCCGAGAACGCCGATGAGGCCATCCAGCGCATCATCGACTTCGCGATGGCGCAACGCGGGAAGCGGTACGTGTTCGGCGCCAACGGCCCCGACGCCTGGGACTGCTCCAGTCTCCTGGAGGCGGCCTACAAGTCGGTCGGTCTCACCATCCCCCCGTCCACATGGGGCCAATGGCCCTTCGGCGTGAAGGTCCCCAAGGGCACCGAGGTCCCCGGCGACCTCGTCTTCTTCAACTCCGGCCCCGGCACCTCGGCGGCCGCCCCGGGCCATGTCGGCATGGTCATCGCCAAGGGCAAGATGATCGCCGCCCGCTGCTCCACCTGCAGCCCGAACATCGGCGTCCAGAGCTACGACCGCTCGGACTGGGTCGGGGTCACCCGCCCCCTCGCCAAGCCGGAGCTCAAGAAGGAACTCGAAAGGCTCCGCTCCGGCTGA
- a CDS encoding type IV secretion system protein: MRRGRRTGVLLAVLMLFMLSPVAPAAAGPFGSDPCRPPDNPSPEMYGSGPEGMIKPPDYPSEKLRRTPAENQTYYDRYGTVGQFWYAVDMGCSDAMNMMGNALANTTFTLVRVMDRTTITVYQAAASESLLGWLKNTVDDVISDMGKTFNARYWSWVVILGAIWLAWWGLVRKRASKVTEGTIWMVAAMVALIWLVARPADFTTLGTKVSEATGAAFNAALPQADNKGTTCIPSPTGKNPLASPDVDATTRNANGLWVALVCKPWLMGEFGTADPNAKIVKDNADKLLWAQAVDLSEAHGGQKLELSKKADAYKEVSKNIKENHPGAYPMFQGKNWNSRLAVAFGALFAATVAGLLVLVIAIALIVVKIAFLLLLVAGPIFLGIGIHPGIGRVIAIRWLELLLSMLLKQAALIGVLSLLLWAYGLILGEGLPWGLQILLISLVTFAAFVYRKPFQHLFSAVGYSAVGSRDKSEAQLNKSVAEARKSTVGAATAVMPGAAGYRLARWAKRDPAESAALGDSASGGVAAAERRGGLATADGGGADTAGAVAGRNRLGGAAAAAGSGRSRSSAPPLNLSTRGRGAGDSTRSGGLAAVTTGGGAGSGGNVGADEPAAGGASSGTGAGVAKPTSWVGGRGSGGGSGGASDGGGGAASGGGGSPQRDGGRAAAGERTGGGGVTAGAGRSSGSRPPGGGGRGFGGSSGGGSEGVSSGGGSRRSGGGASGSSGGSSSGGSGGAGGASGSSGGPSSGGSSGGGSSAGASGGGSGGRSGGGRSWFGGGSRGAEGPAGAGGSGRSGGSGGSRGAGGSGGSSGGGGGGGGSSDSASGVPKPRAGGEGGGHGSGRKAPPPLWGKRAAEQDPPLPFWLRPAEGASERED, encoded by the coding sequence GTGCGGCGGGGCCGGCGGACGGGGGTGCTGCTGGCGGTGTTGATGCTGTTCATGCTGAGCCCGGTCGCCCCTGCCGCCGCCGGACCGTTCGGCAGCGACCCGTGCCGTCCGCCGGACAACCCATCCCCGGAGATGTACGGGTCCGGGCCCGAGGGGATGATCAAACCTCCCGATTATCCGAGCGAGAAGCTCAGGCGGACGCCTGCGGAGAACCAGACCTACTACGACAGGTACGGGACCGTCGGGCAGTTCTGGTACGCGGTCGACATGGGCTGCTCGGACGCCATGAACATGATGGGCAACGCCCTGGCCAACACCACGTTCACGCTGGTGCGGGTGATGGACCGGACGACGATCACCGTCTATCAGGCCGCGGCGTCGGAGTCGTTGCTGGGCTGGCTGAAGAACACCGTCGATGACGTCATCAGCGACATGGGCAAGACCTTCAACGCCCGCTACTGGTCGTGGGTGGTCATCCTGGGCGCGATCTGGCTGGCCTGGTGGGGGCTGGTCCGCAAACGGGCGAGCAAGGTCACCGAGGGCACCATCTGGATGGTGGCCGCGATGGTGGCGCTCATCTGGCTGGTGGCCCGTCCGGCGGACTTCACCACGTTGGGCACGAAGGTGTCCGAGGCGACCGGCGCGGCGTTCAACGCCGCGCTTCCCCAGGCCGACAACAAGGGCACCACCTGCATTCCCTCGCCCACCGGGAAGAATCCGCTGGCCTCGCCCGACGTGGACGCGACCACCCGCAACGCGAACGGGTTGTGGGTGGCGCTGGTGTGCAAACCCTGGTTGATGGGCGAGTTCGGCACCGCCGATCCCAACGCCAAGATCGTCAAGGACAACGCCGACAAGCTCCTGTGGGCACAGGCGGTGGATCTCTCCGAGGCGCACGGCGGCCAGAAACTCGAACTCAGCAAGAAGGCCGACGCATACAAGGAGGTCTCCAAGAACATCAAGGAGAACCATCCGGGCGCTTACCCGATGTTCCAGGGCAAGAACTGGAACAGCAGACTGGCGGTGGCCTTCGGCGCGCTGTTCGCCGCCACGGTCGCGGGGCTCCTGGTGCTGGTCATCGCGATCGCCTTGATCGTGGTGAAGATCGCCTTCCTGTTGTTGCTGGTGGCAGGGCCGATCTTCCTCGGGATCGGCATCCATCCCGGCATCGGACGGGTGATCGCGATCCGCTGGCTGGAACTGCTGCTGTCCATGCTGCTCAAACAGGCGGCACTCATCGGAGTGCTTTCCCTGTTGTTGTGGGCCTATGGGCTGATCCTTGGTGAAGGGCTTCCCTGGGGCCTGCAGATCCTGCTGATCTCCCTGGTGACGTTCGCGGCCTTCGTCTACCGCAAGCCGTTCCAGCACCTGTTCTCCGCCGTGGGCTACTCGGCGGTCGGTTCGCGGGACAAGAGCGAGGCGCAACTCAACAAGTCCGTCGCCGAGGCGCGCAAGAGCACCGTGGGCGCGGCCACCGCCGTGATGCCGGGGGCGGCCGGGTACCGGCTGGCGCGGTGGGCCAAGCGTGACCCCGCCGAGTCCGCGGCGCTGGGCGACTCCGCCTCGGGCGGTGTCGCCGCGGCGGAGCGACGTGGGGGATTGGCGACGGCCGACGGCGGCGGGGCCGATACCGCGGGTGCCGTCGCCGGCAGGAACCGGCTGGGAGGCGCGGCCGCCGCGGCGGGCTCGGGGCGGTCGCGGAGCAGCGCCCCGCCGCTGAACCTGTCCACTCGGGGCAGGGGCGCGGGCGATTCGACACGGTCCGGCGGCCTGGCCGCCGTCACCACCGGTGGCGGTGCGGGGTCGGGTGGCAATGTCGGCGCCGACGAACCCGCAGCCGGGGGAGCGTCGTCCGGGACCGGCGCTGGGGTCGCCAAGCCCACATCGTGGGTCGGCGGCCGGGGCTCCGGCGGCGGCTCGGGAGGCGCATCCGACGGTGGAGGCGGCGCGGCGTCCGGAGGTGGCGGCAGTCCACAGCGCGATGGCGGTCGGGCCGCGGCCGGCGAACGGACCGGCGGCGGAGGCGTGACCGCGGGCGCCGGCCGGTCGTCCGGGAGCCGTCCCCCCGGTGGCGGAGGCCGAGGGTTCGGCGGCTCCTCCGGTGGCGGTTCGGAAGGCGTTTCCTCGGGCGGCGGCTCTCGCCGGTCGGGCGGCGGCGCGTCCGGCTCGTCGGGTGGTTCCTCGTCCGGCGGTTCGGGCGGTGCCGGCGGCGCCTCAGGTTCGTCCGGTGGTCCGTCGAGCGGCGGCTCCTCGGGCGGCGGCTCCTCGGCCGGTGCGTCAGGAGGCGGCTCGGGTGGCCGTTCGGGTGGGGGCCGCAGTTGGTTCGGTGGCGGCTCTCGCGGTGCAGAGGGTCCTGCCGGTGCAGGCGGTTCTGGCAGGTCCGGAGGCTCCGGCGGATCCCGAGGGGCAGGCGGCTCCGGCGGGTCGTCCGGTGGTGGCGGCGGAGGCGGAGGCTCGTCCGATTCGGCGTCCGGGGTGCCGAAGCCCCGGGCGGGCGGCGAGGGCGGCGGACACGGTTCGGGGCGGAAGGCCCCGCCGCCGCTGTGGGGCAAGCGGGCCGCCGAACAGGATCCGCCGCTCCCGTTCTGGTTGCGTCCCGCTGAAGGTGCGAGTGAGCGAGAGGACTGA